A DNA window from Cryptomeria japonica unplaced genomic scaffold, Sugi_1.0 HiC_scaffold_125, whole genome shotgun sequence contains the following coding sequences:
- the LOC131865862 gene encoding triacylglycerol lipase OBL1-like, with product MSISSDIVMLQETKLSEDEANKFVKYCYGWEGVATKEIGAFGGLCILWKPNKVKIQKAEGSIIIPKRGSEEFLSVIGHLERRTDLYKSISEDDLSVMDGGDRVFADISAMASTLAYENKLVIRKRVNQHWKMHFVEFFDFWDDHLQKKSTQAFVVCDKEIDAKLIVVAFRGTQLFEADDYITDLDFSWYDFPQIGKVHLGFLEALGLANRSIDKKSSHHLETQDINKPLAYFVLCQKLKNLLQIHKNAKFIVTSHSLGGALALLFLAMLFVNKEDKLLEKLLAIYTFGQPRVGDKEFGDFMNSKLKQSEPKYFRVVYSNDLIPRLPFDDGLFMYKHFGVCLYYNCCYCQKNLVEAPNRDLTLVYFIPIRITAIWELLQSLVLHYIKGESFKETKLSIISRIFGILVPGISAHSPVNYINAIRLGPPRLNPTLSNVKG from the exons ATGTCAATTTCAAGCGATATTGTAATGTTACAAGAAACAAAACTATCAGAGGACGAGGCCAACAAATTTGTTAAATACTGCTATGGATGGGAAGGTGTGGCCACTAAAGAAATTGGTGCATTTGGGGGATTATGCATTCTTTGGAAGCCAAACAAAGTTAAGATTCAGAAAGCAGAGG GAAGCATCATCATACCCAAGAGAGGATCAGAAGAATTTTTAAGTGTGATTGGCCATTTAGAGCGGCGCACAGATCTGTATAAGAGCATCTCTGAAGATGATCTCTCCGTCATGGATGGTGGGGATCGAGTGTTTGCAGATATCTCAGCCATGGCTTCAACCTTAGCTTATGAAAACAAGCTGGTTATCAGGAAAAGAGTCAACCAGCACTGGAAG atgcattttgtggaGTTCTTCGACTTTTGGGACG ATCACTTGCAGAAGAAATCTACACAAGCATTTGTAGTATGTGACAAGGAAATTGATGCCAAATTAATAGTGGTAGCCTTTAGAGGAACACAATTATTTGAGGCAGATGATTACATAACAGATTTAGATTTCTCATGGTATGACTTTCCCCAAATAGGAAAAGTCCATTTAGGATTTCTAGAGGCTTTGGGTCTAGCAAACCGTTCAATTGATAAGAAATCCTCACATCATCTCGAAACACAAGACATCAACAAACCTCTAGCCTATTTTGTTCTATGCCAAAAGTTAAAGAACCTTTTACAAAtccacaaaaatgcaaaattcatTGTGACAAGTCATAGTTTAGGAGGAGCTTTAGCTTTATTATTTTTAGCAATGCTATTTGTGAACAAGGAGGATAAGTTGTTAGAAAAACTATTGGCTATTTATACATTTGGACAACCTAGAGTTGGTGATAAAGAATTTGGAGATTTCATGAATAGTAAACTAAAACAATCCGAACCCAAATATTTTAGAGTTGTATATTCCAATGACCTTATTCCAAGATTACCTTTTGATGATGGCCTATTCATGTATAAGCACTTTGGAGTATGTCTTTACTACAACTGCTGTTATTGTCAAAAG AATCTTGTGGAAGCCCCCAATAGAGATCTCACGTTGGTGTACTTCATACCCATAAGAATAACTGCCATATGGGAATTGTTACAATCCTTAGTATTACATTACATTAAGGGAGAGAGCTTCAAGGAGACCAAACTTTCTATTATCTCCAGAATATTTGGAATTTTGGTTCCAGGGATTTCAGCACATAGTCCAGTAAATTACATTAATGCAATAAGATTGGGTCCTCCTAGATTGAATCCAACTTTGAGTAATGTAAAAGGATAA